In the Arachis stenosperma cultivar V10309 chromosome 8, arast.V10309.gnm1.PFL2, whole genome shotgun sequence genome, ATGGAGTCCCAAGCCAACATTCAACGCCCCTAAGGAGTCCTAGCACGTGGAGACACTCTTAGCTcaacccaaacactcaccaagtggaccccagaagtggattttcgcactATCAACCTAGTTTATCTTATTCTCTGTAATCCTTAGTTACTAGActagtatatatagaacaaAGATCACCCTTGTTAGAGATCTTTGCCCATTCTAACCTTTCATTACTATTTTCTATATAGTCTAAGTCACTAACCTCCTAAGATTAAGGTTAAGAGCTCTGATGAGtttcatggattaataatattactgttCTATTTCAATATGTCTGATTCTATTCTCTTATGCATTcttgttcttcatcttatgaattgatggtgacccgtgacaatcacccttGTTCTACATAGGTTCCGTACGAGTCCTAACCCGGATAGCGTTGAACCAAAGCTAGAGATTGCATTGTGTATTCCAATAGAGTACCTGGACAACTTTGGATACGTGACATGAAATCCCGTTGACCGTGAGTAAGTGAGGTCTCTGTGGCGCTAAGTCTAGAGTCTGAGAAGCAGCGTTTCCTGATTCGGAAGATCTGCCTTGTCTATGACACCTTGAGTAGGATCATGAAGGGGAGTGGATTGCTTAGAACTTCACCTTTTGCTACAGTGAGAAACCTAGAGGTGGCTTAatgagaggacatgagtcaCTTACAACATGGTGGATTGCTGCAGTGGAGGAGGttaacttgatgagaggacatggGTTAATCACTTATGGCTGCCATTGAATGAATCAGAAAGTTTTTGACGTAGAAGTTAGAAAAGTTAATCTggaaagacaaagcatctccgaaGCCTCAACTGTTCTCATACCATTAATTTCACACCTATCTAATAaggttttatttatttatctgttTTATGCGTTTCTCATGCCAACTATAATTTCTATCCACCTAACTAAGATCTTTAAGGTAACCATAACTTACTCAAACCaataatcctcgtgggatcgacccttattcaCCTGAGGTATATTACTTAAACGATTTGATATATTTGTCTGTCTATCTGTGCGAAACATGCGGAGTAAGTTTCGTGCACCatagaattaatttaatttttatgttctCTTTTAACCCCTCCTATTTTCTCATCTTTCTCTCCctgtttttttcttttcgcTTTGTATGGATGGTGTGTAAACAATGGCGCCTGACGGTAGAGAAAGCCTCTATTAAGTAGAATGATAGAATAACCTTGTAATGATATTCTTTAGCATTATTcgattattttaatttctatattgcaatttatgttttttaattCAATTGTCTTTTTATTTTAACCTTTATTTTCTCGTACTACACTCTCGATTAACCACATATTTGATGCCAAAACTTCTGTGTGCACAATTAAAAATTGATGAagagattaaattttatttgttgctTACGGTATTTTCAAGTTCgataaattaaaaactaatttataacggatttgaattttatttaagagtTTGTCGTTAATCAATTAATTGTTACATGCATAGGATTGAAATTTTCAACACTTATTTAAACAGATATATAAACTAATAATTCGATCGACCCAACCAGATTAATTATAAAGAGATTAAATTAGCTAGAACTTACTATTTAGATACAAAACACTCTTTAAATAGTAAGTGTGGGAAGCTAATTAagtacataaataataaaattctatacTCCTAGTTATAACACATCTAACAGacatctttattattattatttatgtgtTATCTCCTTATATTTAAATGATAGAGGAATAATTACTCTTATAgaaataatttaatttctataatttaatttttatgttatcTTTTAATTCTTACTTTCGCTTCTCTCTtcctatttttttcttttcactttatACAGATGATGTGTAAATACTGGATACGgtagaaaaaatttttattagataaaatGATAGAATAACCTTGTGTTGATATTTTTAGcactatttttttcttttcactttatACAGATGATGTGTAAATACTGGATATGGTAGAAAAAATTTTCATTAGATAAAATGATAGAATAATCTTGTGTTGATATTTTTAGCATTATTTGATTAtgacaaataaattaataattcgATCAACCCAACCAGATTAATTATAACGAGATTAAATTAGCTAAAACTTACTATTTAAATACAAAACCCTATTTAAATAATAAGTGTGGGAAGCTAATTAagtaaatacataaataataaaattctgtACTCCTAATTACAACACATCTAACATacatctttattattatttttgtgcTATCTTCTTATATTTGGATGATAGAGTAATAACTACCCTTATAggaataatttaatttcttatGTTCTGTTTCAATTTTCTTacttttttctctctctattttttttctttttgctttatATGGATGGTGTATGAATACTGGCGCCTGACGGTAAAGGAAGCTTCCTTTGACTAGAATGATAGAATAATCTTgtgttgatattttttttagcattatccaattattttaattttatattattgcaatttatattttttaattcaataattGACTTTTTATTTTAACCTTTGTTTGTACGTGCTGCACTCTTAATTAACTACATACTTGATGCCAAAACTTTTGTGTATacagttaaaaaattaatgaagagattaaattttatttgttatttactGTATTTTTAAGTTcgacaaattaaaaattaatttatcacgaatttgaattttattctagaatttattgttaattaattaattattatatgtaCAAGACAGAATTAAAACTTTCAACACTTATTTAAATAGAGAAAAcaaaccaaattaattataacGAGATTAAATTAGCTAGGTAGAATTTACTATTTAAATAGTAAGTGTGAGAAGCTAATTAAATAagtacataaataataaaattctgtACTCTTGATTGCAACACATCTAACATACGTCTTTATTACTATTTTTGTGCTATCTTCTTACGTTTGGATGATAGAGGAATAACTACTTTTATAGgaataatttaatttctatGTTCTGTTTCAATCCAGctactttttcctctctctttttttttttttattttcgctTTGTATGGATGGTGTGTAAATACTAACGCCTAACGATAGAGGAAACCTCCCTTAGATAGAATAATAGAATAATCCTGTGTTTAgcattattcaattattttaattttatattattgcCATTTATGTTTTTTAATTCAATTGACCTTTTATTTTAACATCTATTTGTTAGTACTGCACTCTCGATTAACTGCATACTTGATGTCAAAATTTTTGTGTGCacaattaaaaaattgatgaaaaaattaaattttatttgttatttacgGTATTTTTAAATTCgacaaattaataattaatttatcacgAATTTAAGTTTTATTCTAGAGTTTATTGTTAATCAATTAATTGTTATATGTATAAGACGAAATTAAAATTCTCAACACTTGTTTAAACagacaaataaattaaatttgattaaccAAACCAGATTAATTATAAATGAGATTAAATTAACTAAAACTTAATtactatttaattaataaatgtGGGAAGCTAATTAAGTAAGTacatgaataataaaattttgtacTACTAATTACAACACATCTAATATACTTTGTGCTATCTCCTTACATTTGGATGTGATACAGATATAATTACTCTTATataagaataatttaatttttatgttctgtttcaattctcttacttttttttctttctctcttctctttttgctttgTATGGACGGTATGTGAATATTGGCGCCTTCTGATCGTATAAAAAACTTTCTTTAAATAGAATAATAGAATAACTTTATGTTGATATTTTTAGCATTAtccaattattttaatttttatattattacaatttatgtttttttaattcaattgaCTTTTTATTTTAACCTTTATTTGCTCGTACAGCATTCTGGATTAACTACATATTTAAtgctaaaatttttttgtacacaattaaaaaattgatgaagagattaaattttatttgttgtttATAGTATTTTCAAGTTTGATAGATTAAGAACTAATTTATGactgatttaaattttatttaaaaatttataattaatcaattaatttaattatatacaTAAAACAGGATTAAAACTGATGACATTTATTTAAACagacaaataaattaataatttaattaatcaaaCCAGATTAATTATAACgaaattaaattagttaaaagttaccatttaaatacaaaatattatttaaatagtaAGTGTGAGAagctaattaaataaatacataaataataaaattttgtacTCCTAATCACAACACATCTAACatacatttttattattatttatgtgcTATCTCTCCTTACATTTAGATGATAGAGCAATAATATATAGCAACAAGTAGCTAACAATTGATAACCGTGCATCAACATATGAATAATGTGTCacacatatttttatatatcgATCCTTAAGAAGCATACATTGCATACATAGGAGGAATTAACGAAAGCCCAGCAGACAACTTCCCacttatttaattattcttttatatCAAGATTTAGCTAATTCTTAACAAAAAACACACACATACATATGTATTAAATTGAAGTACTTATCAATTTATTTGCCTATATCTATTAGATCAGTATTATACTATCACTTTCACGCTAGATCATTCTCCTTCCACCACAACCACTCTCCCGCTGGCAATTGAAGTACACAGCAGCAACAGGAGATCCGAGATTGTAAACTTGAGCAAAGTCGCGAGTGTTAAAGTTGTTACGCCAGGTGGGAGCGTGTATCAGTTGCCTCCCCACCATTTGCTTGTACAGCACAAACACTATTCTATGTATTCCTGCCGTTGGTTCTGGACTCTCATACTTCATTATCTCTTGCCCTGCATTATATTTTCTTACTTAACATATAATATcacacaaaaatattatttgaacATCAAAATTAaccatttaaattaattaatatatatttatatataaatataattataatttaacttattttaatatatattttatatttttatatatattttatattataataactaattttaatatatatatatatataacatggATAAATATAATATGTTACACTGTACTTTAACATTTTACATAAATCTTATAGACCGtttcaaaagttttaaaaattattttttttgagtttttaatttataaaaaataataatattaatgtttggtgtaatttttaaaaataaattataattttttaaaaaattatttaaatatttataaaaaatcaaaaaaaatatttttttataataaattttttattatatttcttttaaaataaatatttttaaaattaaaaaatcaaatataaaataatttatttataaattatttttaatataaatatttattatttaaactactttttaaaaaaaaattaattaaactgtTTACCGATCTGAgccatatatgtatatatatatgtgctTACCGAAGCTCGCCCCTGTAGTTCCTGGAATGTTAATTACCAACCTGAGCAGTCATTTAAGAGATGTATCAATATATAAATCTTTCACAAATATCAAATTTATACAATTGTTCCTCATCATTTATAACACAATCAATACCTATATACATTCTCTTAATTGTTTCTACTACTTTGCTTCTGGATGTTAATTATACATTCATCTGTTATTTTTTACTTCCatctttatttttatagggtagtaaataatgttatataatatatagttttatgttaaaatatatCTCATGAATCATATACGCTTTTGGACAGAGAATGATTTTTCGGTTAGGGTATGATATCTTTTTTTGGATATATAGCTGTTAAAATA is a window encoding:
- the LOC130946658 gene encoding protein HEADING DATE 3A-like, encoding MDPLTLGRLLGDVVDPFTSSVSLRIAYNNNSEVVNCSDFKPSQITKQPRVDVGGDDFRTFYTLIMVDPDAPSPTNPNMREYLHWLVINIPGTTGASFGQEIMKYESPEPTAGIHRIVFVLYKQMVGRQLIHAPTWRNNFNTRDFAQVYNLGSPVAAVYFNCQRESGCGGRRMI